A region of the Oceanihabitans sp. IOP_32 genome:
CGCCAGATGAAGAGACAGCACGTGGTATTATAGACAAATTATTCTTTAGTGATCAACGTTACTCTTTAGGTGAAGTAGGTCGTTACAGAATGAATAAAAAGTTAGGTTTAGATATTGGAATGGACAAGCAAGTGCTTACCAAAGAAGATATTATAACCATCATAAAATATTTAATTGAGTTAATCAATTCTAAAGCAGAGATTGATGATATCGATCACCTATCAAACCGTCGTGTACGTACTGTTGGTGAACAGTTATCATCTCAGTTTGGCGTTGGTTTATCACGTATGGCGAGAACTATTCGCGAACGTATGAACGTTCGTGATAATGAGGTGTTTACGCCAATAGATTTAATTAATGCTAAGACGCTATCGTCTGTTATTAATTCGTTCTTTGGGACTAACCAACTGTCTCAGTTTATGGACCAAACCAATCCACTTGCCGAAATTACGCACAAGCGTCGTTTGTCTGCTCTTGGACCAGGTGGGTTATCTCGTGAAAGAGCAGGTTTCGAAGTTCGTGATGTGCATTACACACATTACGGTCGTTTATGTCCTATTGAAACGCCAGAGGGACCAAATATTGGTTTGATCTCGTCACTATCCGTATTCGCTAAAGTGAATAGTATGGGCTTTATTGAAACACCTTATCGAAAAGTAACCGATGGGGTTGTAGATATTAAAAATGCCCCAGTGTACTTGAGTGCAGAAGAAGAAGAAGATAAATTAATCGCACAAGCTACAGTTAAGGTAGATCATGATGGGAAGATTTCGCACGATAAGGTTATTGCTAGAATGGAAGGCGATTTCCCTGTTATCGAACCAGAAGAATTGCACTATACAGATGTTGCACCAAATCAAATTTCATCGATCTCGGCGTCGTTAATTCCATTCTTGGAGCACGATGATGCGAATAGAGCCTTGATGGGATCTAACATGATGCGTCAGGCGGTACCGTTGTTGCGAGTAGATGCTCCAATTGTGGGTACGGGCTTAGAGCGCCAAGTGGCATCAGATTCACGTGTATTAATAAATGCTGAAGGTAATGGTGTAGTGTTGTATGTTGATGCTAACGAAATTAAAATACAATACGAAAGAACCGAAGATGAAGCTAAGGTAAGTTTTGATAGTGATACCAAAACCTATAAATTGGTTAAATTTAGAAAAACCAATCAAGGAACCACTATAAACCTGAAACCAATTGTGGTTAAAGGTGATAAAGTAACTAAAGGTCAGGTGCTTTGTGAAGGTTATGCTACACAAAAAGGCGAATTAGCTTTAGGTAGAAATATGAAAGTGGCCTTCATGCCATGGAAAGGATACAATTTCGAGGATGCCATTGTAATTTCAGAGAAGGTTGTACGTGAAGATATTTTCACTTCTATTCATATCGACGAGTATTCGTTAGAAGTAAGAGATACTAAATTAGGTAACGAAGAACTAACAAACGATATTCCTAATGTTTCAGAAGAGGCGACAAAAGACCTAGATGAGTACGGTATGATTCGCGTTGGAGCCGAGGTAAAACCTGGTGATATCTTAATAGGTAAAATTACACCTAAAGGAGAATCAGATCCAACACCTGAAGAAAAATTACTACGTGCTATATTTGGTGATAAAGCAGGCGACGTTAAAGATGCTTCTTTAAAGGCTTCACCGTCATTACACGGTGTAGTTATTGAAAAGAAATTATTTTCAAAAGCCGTTAAAGACAAACGCAAAAGAGCGCAAGATAAAGACGATATTCTGCAATTAGAAGGTCGTTACGATGCTAAGTTTGATGAATTAAAAGCCGTTTTAATCGAAAAGCTTTTCGCTATTGTAAATGGCAAAACGGCGCAAGGTATTTTTAATGATTTAGGTGAAGAAGTATTACCAAAGGGTAAAAAATTCACACTTAAAATGTTAAATGCCGTCGATGATTACGCACATTTAGTATCTGGAAAATGGACAACCGATGACTATACTAATAAGCTTGTTGCCGATTTAATACACAACTATAAAATTAAAGAAAACGACCTACAAGGGGCTTTACGTCGTGAGAAGTTTACTATTTCTGTAGGCGATGAGTTACCATCGGGAATTATAAAACTTGCCAAAGTTTATATTGCTAAAAAGCGTAAACTAAAAGTTGGTGATAAGATGGCGGGTCGCCACGGTAACAAAGGTATTGTTGCACGTATTGTACGTCAAGAAGACATGCCTTTCTTAGAAGATGGAACACCTGTTGATATTGTTCTAAATCCACTTGGGGTACCATCCCGTATGAATATTGGTCAGATTTACGAAACCGTTTTGGGTTGGGCTGGTCAGAAATTAGGTCAAACTTATGCAACACCAATTTTTGATGGGGCGGAGATTGATCAAATTAACGAACTAACCGATAAAGCTGGAATTCCAAGATACGGGCATACGTACCTGTACGATGGAGGAACCGGACAGCGTTTCGATCAACCAGCAACTGTTGGGGTGATTTATATGCTTAAACTAGGGCATATGGTAGACGATAAGATGCACGCGCGTTCTATTGGACCTTACTCATTAATTACACAGCAACCGCTTGGTGGTAAAGCACAATTTGGTGGACAGCGTTTTGGTGAGATGGAAGTTTGGGCACTTGAGGCTTATGGCGCATCAAGTACCTTACGTGAAATTCTAACTGTGAAATCTGATGATGTCATTGGAAGAGCCAAAACTTACGAAGCAATTGTAAAAGGCGAACCAATGCCAGATCCAGGATTACCAGAATCCTTCAACGTACTTATGCACGAATTGAAAGGTTTAGCGTTGGATATCAGATTAGAGGAGTAAAAAAATAGTTGGCAGTCGCAACGTTCAGAATTTAGTTTAATCGACGCTCTGAACGTTGAGACCAAGACTGAAAACTTAAGAAAATGGCAAAAAAACAAGATAAGTATACTGTAAAGAGATTTAACCAAATCTCTATTGGTTTAGCCTCACCAGAATCTATTTTAGCAGAATCAAGAGGTGAAGTTTTAAAACCAGAAACTATTAATTATCGAACGCACAAACCAGAGAGAGATGGTTTGTTTTGCGAGCGTATATTTGGCCCTGTTAAGGATTACGAATGTGCTTGTGGAAAATATAAAAGAATTCGTTACAAAGGTATTGTTTGCGACCGCTGTGGTGTAGAAGTAACCGAAAAGAAAGTTCGTCGCGACCGTGTGGGGCATATCGACTTAGTTGTTCCTGTAGCTCATATTTGGTATTTCCGTTCTTTACCAAACAAAATTGGGTATTTATTAGGCTTACCGTCTAAGAAGTTAGATATGATTATCTACTACGAACGGTATGTGGTAATACAACCTGGAAATGCTAAAAATGAAGAAGGTGAGCCATTACAAAAATTGGATTTCCTTACCGAAGAAGAATACTTAAATATTCTTGAAACTCTTCCTCAAGATAATCAATATCTAGAAGACACCGACCCTAATAAGTTTATTGCAAAAATGGGAGCCGAGTGTTTAATCGATCTTTTGGCTAGAATTGACTTAGAAGCACTGTCTTACGAGTTGCGTCATAAAGCCAATACAGAAACTTCTAAACAACGTAAAACAGAAGCTTTAAAACGCTTACAGGTTGTTGGTGCGTTGCGCGATTCAAATAAAAATCGAGAAAATCTTCCAGAATGGATGATTCTAAAAGTGATTCCTATTATTCCGCCAGAATTACGTCCATTGGTACCGTTAGATGGTGGTCGTTTTGCGACTTCAGATTTAAACGATTTATACCGTCGTGTAATTATTCGAAATAATCGTTTAAAGAGACTGGTGGAGATTAAAGCTCCTGAAGTTATTTTACGTAACGAGAAACGTATGTTACAAGAATCTGTAGATTCGTTACTTGATAACACACGTAAATCTTCGGCTGTAAAAACAGATTCTAACAGACCGCTAAAATCCTTATCCGACTCCTTGAAAGGTAAGCAAGGGCGTTTTCGTCAAAACTTACTAGGTAAGCGTGTCGATTATTCTGCGCGTTCTGTAATTGTTGTGGGACCAGAATTAAGGTTGTTCGAATGTGGTATCCCTAAAGATATGGCAGCCGAATTATACAAACCTTTTGTCATTAGAAAACTAATTGAAAGAGGTATTGTAAAAACTGTAAAATCTGCAAAGAAAATTATAGATAAAAGAGAACCTGTAGTTTGGGATATTTTAGAGAATGTTTTAAAAGGACATCCAATCCTTTTAAACCGTGCACCTACATTACACAGACTCGGTATTCAAGCTTTCCAACCAAAATTAATTGAAGGAAAAGCGATACAATTACACCCATTAGTATGTACAGCATTTAACGCCGATTTTGATGGTGATCAAATGGCAGTACATTTACCTCTTGGTCCAGAAGCTATTTTAGAATGTCAATTATTAATGTTGGCATCTCATAATATATTAAATCCAGCTAATGGATCTCCAGTAACGGTACCATCACAAGATATGGTATTGGGGCTTTATTACATGACTAAGTTACGCAAGTCTACACCGGAGGTTCCAGTTAAAGGTGAAGGATTGACGTTCTATTCTCCAGAAGAAGTAATTATTGCTTACAACGAGAAAAAAGTCGATTTAAATGCTGGTATTAAAGTAAGAACCATCGATATTAATGCTGATGGAAAATTAGCACCAGCAATTATAGAAACTACAGTAGGGCGTGTGTTATTTAACCAACATGTACCAGAAGCTGCTGGATATATTAATGAGGTCCTTACCAAAAAATCTTTAAGAGATATTATTGGTAATATTTTGAAGTACACTTCGGTTCCAGAAACCGCAGATTTCTTAGATGCTATTAGAACCTTAGGATTTAAATTTGCATTCCAGGGCGGACTATCATTTAGCTTAGGGGATATTATTATTCCACCAGAAAAGCAAAACATGATTGATAAGGCTAACGGATTAGTTGATGGTATTACCGGTAACTACAACATGGGACTTATAACCAATAACGAGCGTTATAACCAGGTTATTGATATTTGGACCTCTACCAATGCCGAGTTAACAGAACTTTCTATGAAACGAATTCGAGAAGACCAACAAGGGTTTAACTCGGTGTATATGATGTTAGATTCTGGAGCTCGTGGATCGAAAGAACAAATTCGTCAGCTAACAGGTATGCGTGGTTTAATGGCTAAACCAAAAAAGACCAGTGCTGGTGGTGGAGAAATTATTGAAAATCCAATTCTTTCTAACTTTAAAGAAGGTCTTTCTATTTTAGAGTACTTTATTTCTACTCACGGTGCCCGTAAAGGTCTTGCAGATACCGCTCTTAAAACTGCCGATGCTGGTTATTTAACACGTCGTTTAGTGGATGTCTCTCAAGATGTTATTGTGAATTCTGAAGATTGTGGCACTTTAAGAGGTGTTGAAGTTGAAGCGCTAAAAAAGAATGATGAAGTTGTTGAGACCTTACAAGAAAGAATTGTAGGACGTGTATCTTTAAACGATGTTTATGATCCGTTAACAGACGAATTATTAGTCTCTGCTGGTGAACTCATTGAAGACGATATCGCCAAGTCTATTGAGGCTTCTCCAATTGATGCTATAGAAGTACGTTCGGCATTAACTTGTGAGGCTTTAAAAGGTATTTGTGCTAAATGTTACGGTCGTAACCTAGCAACTGGTAAAATGGTGCAACGCGGTGAAGCCGTAGGGGTTGTGGCAGCACAATCTATTGGAGAGCCAGGAACTCAGTTAACATTACGTACTTTCCACGTAGGTGGTATTGCAGGAAGCATTTCAGAAGATAATAAATTAGCTGTAAAATTCGACGGTATTGCCGAAATTGAAGATTTAAAAACAGTTAAAGGTAAAGATACAGAAGGAAACGACATCGATATTGTTATTTCTCGTACTTCAGAAATTAAGCTTGTAGATAAGAAAACAGGTATTGTTTTAAGTACCAACAATATCCCTTACGGTTCTACCATATACATTAAAAATGGCGACACACTAAGTAAAGGCGATGTGGTTTGTTCTTGGGATCCTTATAACGGTGTTATTATATCAGAATTCGCTGGTAAGGTGCGCTATGAAAATATTGAACAAGGGGTAACCTACCAAGTAGAAATTGATGAGCAAACTGGTTTCCAAGAGAAAGTAATATCCGAATCTCGAAATAAGAAGCTCATACCTACACTTCATATTGAAGATGCTAAAGGGGCCGTGATTCGTTCGTATAACTTACCAGTTGGAGCACATATTATGATTGATGATGGTGAGGATATTATAATTGGTAAAATTTTAGTAAAAATACCTCGTAAATCTGCTAGATCTGGTGATATTACTGGAGGTTTACCACGTGTAACAGAGCTTTTCGAAGCGCGTAACCCTTCAAATCCAGCAGTTGTAAGTGCTATTGATGGTGTGGTATCTTTCGGAAAAATTAAACGAGGAAACCGTGAGATTATAGTAGAGTC
Encoded here:
- the rpoB gene encoding DNA-directed RNA polymerase subunit beta yields the protein MLSTQAERLNFSSIVNRTEYPDFLDIQIKSFQDFFQLETKSEERGDEGLYNTFMENFPITDSRNQFVLEFLDYFVDPPRYAIEECIERGLTYSVPLKARLKLYCTDPEHEDFETIVQDVYLGTIPYMTPSGTFCINGAERVVVSQLHRSPGVFFGQSFHANGTKLYSARVIPFKGSWIEFATDINQVMYAYIDRKKKLPVTTLFRAIGFERDKDILEIFDLAEEVKVSKTGLKKYLGRKLAARVLNTWHEDFVDEDTGEVVSIERNEIVLDRDIVLDKENIEEILEAEVKTVLLHKETSEQGDYAIIHNTLQKDPTNSEKEAVEHIYRQLRNAEPPDEETARGIIDKLFFSDQRYSLGEVGRYRMNKKLGLDIGMDKQVLTKEDIITIIKYLIELINSKAEIDDIDHLSNRRVRTVGEQLSSQFGVGLSRMARTIRERMNVRDNEVFTPIDLINAKTLSSVINSFFGTNQLSQFMDQTNPLAEITHKRRLSALGPGGLSRERAGFEVRDVHYTHYGRLCPIETPEGPNIGLISSLSVFAKVNSMGFIETPYRKVTDGVVDIKNAPVYLSAEEEEDKLIAQATVKVDHDGKISHDKVIARMEGDFPVIEPEELHYTDVAPNQISSISASLIPFLEHDDANRALMGSNMMRQAVPLLRVDAPIVGTGLERQVASDSRVLINAEGNGVVLYVDANEIKIQYERTEDEAKVSFDSDTKTYKLVKFRKTNQGTTINLKPIVVKGDKVTKGQVLCEGYATQKGELALGRNMKVAFMPWKGYNFEDAIVISEKVVREDIFTSIHIDEYSLEVRDTKLGNEELTNDIPNVSEEATKDLDEYGMIRVGAEVKPGDILIGKITPKGESDPTPEEKLLRAIFGDKAGDVKDASLKASPSLHGVVIEKKLFSKAVKDKRKRAQDKDDILQLEGRYDAKFDELKAVLIEKLFAIVNGKTAQGIFNDLGEEVLPKGKKFTLKMLNAVDDYAHLVSGKWTTDDYTNKLVADLIHNYKIKENDLQGALRREKFTISVGDELPSGIIKLAKVYIAKKRKLKVGDKMAGRHGNKGIVARIVRQEDMPFLEDGTPVDIVLNPLGVPSRMNIGQIYETVLGWAGQKLGQTYATPIFDGAEIDQINELTDKAGIPRYGHTYLYDGGTGQRFDQPATVGVIYMLKLGHMVDDKMHARSIGPYSLITQQPLGGKAQFGGQRFGEMEVWALEAYGASSTLREILTVKSDDVIGRAKTYEAIVKGEPMPDPGLPESFNVLMHELKGLALDIRLEE
- the rpoC gene encoding DNA-directed RNA polymerase subunit beta', translating into MAKKQDKYTVKRFNQISIGLASPESILAESRGEVLKPETINYRTHKPERDGLFCERIFGPVKDYECACGKYKRIRYKGIVCDRCGVEVTEKKVRRDRVGHIDLVVPVAHIWYFRSLPNKIGYLLGLPSKKLDMIIYYERYVVIQPGNAKNEEGEPLQKLDFLTEEEYLNILETLPQDNQYLEDTDPNKFIAKMGAECLIDLLARIDLEALSYELRHKANTETSKQRKTEALKRLQVVGALRDSNKNRENLPEWMILKVIPIIPPELRPLVPLDGGRFATSDLNDLYRRVIIRNNRLKRLVEIKAPEVILRNEKRMLQESVDSLLDNTRKSSAVKTDSNRPLKSLSDSLKGKQGRFRQNLLGKRVDYSARSVIVVGPELRLFECGIPKDMAAELYKPFVIRKLIERGIVKTVKSAKKIIDKREPVVWDILENVLKGHPILLNRAPTLHRLGIQAFQPKLIEGKAIQLHPLVCTAFNADFDGDQMAVHLPLGPEAILECQLLMLASHNILNPANGSPVTVPSQDMVLGLYYMTKLRKSTPEVPVKGEGLTFYSPEEVIIAYNEKKVDLNAGIKVRTIDINADGKLAPAIIETTVGRVLFNQHVPEAAGYINEVLTKKSLRDIIGNILKYTSVPETADFLDAIRTLGFKFAFQGGLSFSLGDIIIPPEKQNMIDKANGLVDGITGNYNMGLITNNERYNQVIDIWTSTNAELTELSMKRIREDQQGFNSVYMMLDSGARGSKEQIRQLTGMRGLMAKPKKTSAGGGEIIENPILSNFKEGLSILEYFISTHGARKGLADTALKTADAGYLTRRLVDVSQDVIVNSEDCGTLRGVEVEALKKNDEVVETLQERIVGRVSLNDVYDPLTDELLVSAGELIEDDIAKSIEASPIDAIEVRSALTCEALKGICAKCYGRNLATGKMVQRGEAVGVVAAQSIGEPGTQLTLRTFHVGGIAGSISEDNKLAVKFDGIAEIEDLKTVKGKDTEGNDIDIVISRTSEIKLVDKKTGIVLSTNNIPYGSTIYIKNGDTLSKGDVVCSWDPYNGVIISEFAGKVRYENIEQGVTYQVEIDEQTGFQEKVISESRNKKLIPTLHIEDAKGAVIRSYNLPVGAHIMIDDGEDIIIGKILVKIPRKSARSGDITGGLPRVTELFEARNPSNPAVVSAIDGVVSFGKIKRGNREIIVESKTGDIKKYLIKLSSQILVQENDFVKAGMPLSDGSITPNDILNIKGPSAVQQYLVNEVQEVYRLQGVKINDKHFEVVVRQMMRKVRIIDSGDTMFLEDQLVHKSDFIKENDEIFGMKVIEDAGDSTNLKAGQVVSPRELRDENSILRREDKNLVVARDVQPATATPILQGITRASLQTKSFISAASFQETTKVLNEAAVAGKVDALEGLKENVIVGHRIPAGTGMRDYADIIVGSKEEFDEMMQVKKELNYN